The following proteins come from a genomic window of Candidatus Methylomirabilota bacterium:
- the cofC gene encoding 2-phospho-L-lactate guanylyltransferase, translating into MSSLFGRLITPMLIAVIPVKEFSQGKTRLATLLSTEERYLLCKTMLEDVLAVVAASPLFDRVLVITSDTEAAAFAQQYGADVISEVQQVRQSRSVEAAAACCREIGVEAMLTVPLDVPRITANDLNRIVEQGPVPRGIVLVPSRDAFGTNALLARPPDAIPFRFGYDSFRAHRDEAEAKGLPCEICELPNLALDIDEIEDLRCFLAQPGRTRTDALLHRLGIGGRVGVGTGA; encoded by the coding sequence TTGTCTAGCCTCTTTGGCCGCCTTATAACGCCGATGCTTATCGCTGTGATCCCGGTCAAGGAGTTCTCTCAAGGCAAGACGCGACTCGCAACGCTACTCTCAACCGAGGAGCGATACCTCCTCTGCAAGACAATGCTTGAAGATGTCCTGGCCGTTGTGGCCGCCTCTCCCCTGTTTGATCGCGTGCTGGTCATCACGTCGGATACCGAGGCCGCTGCATTTGCTCAGCAGTACGGTGCCGACGTCATCAGCGAGGTACAGCAGGTCAGGCAGAGTCGGTCGGTGGAGGCTGCCGCTGCGTGTTGCCGCGAGATCGGAGTTGAGGCGATGCTGACCGTCCCGCTTGATGTCCCCCGGATCACGGCCAATGATCTTAACCGGATCGTGGAGCAAGGACCCGTGCCCAGAGGGATCGTGCTGGTACCGTCACGTGATGCCTTCGGGACCAACGCCTTACTCGCCCGGCCGCCCGATGCGATTCCTTTTCGCTTCGGGTACGACAGCTTCCGCGCTCACCGCGACGAGGCCGAGGCCAAGGGTCTGCCATGCGAGATCTGCGAACTCCCCAACCTCGCGCTGGACATCGACGAGATCGAGGATCTTCGATGCTTCCTTGCGCAACCGGGCCGGACCAGGACGGATGCGCTGCTGCATCGGCTTGGCATCGGCGGGAGAGTTGGAGTTGGGACGGGCGCCTGA
- a CDS encoding 6-phosphofructokinase: MKTLAMLVGGGPAPGINGVIAAATIEARNHGVRVLGFYDGFKWLARGDTSRVMELEIDGVSRIHFEGGSILRTSRTNPTKSPETLRNVVEALDRLDVSCLLTIGGDDTAFAAYRLSEVVKGRVALAHVPKTIDNDLPLPQEVTTFGFTTACNLGKDIVKNLMDDAETTDRWFFITVMGRRAGHLALGIGGSAGATLTIIGEEFPEPKIPLQTLVDILEGAVIKRRVSGKGHGVAILSEGLADKLDPTDFGSVERDGYGNVRLSELVLGRVLKERVAESLRARGVDVTIVAKDVGYELRCAPPGALDIQYCRSLGYWATRFLLNGQTDAMVTIQGGKMVPIPFQEMLDQRTGKIRVRYVDINSESYQTLRAYMIRLEPQDFETSGQIEALAHGGHLEPTAFANRFGYLGERTKGSLQ, encoded by the coding sequence ATGAAAACGCTTGCCATGCTGGTCGGAGGTGGCCCCGCGCCGGGCATCAACGGCGTGATTGCGGCGGCGACCATAGAGGCGCGTAATCATGGGGTGCGTGTTCTCGGCTTCTATGATGGGTTCAAGTGGCTTGCGCGAGGCGATACGAGCCGTGTGATGGAGCTCGAAATCGATGGGGTATCCCGGATCCATTTCGAGGGAGGGTCCATCCTTCGGACGTCCAGGACAAATCCGACCAAATCCCCGGAGACGCTTCGGAATGTGGTCGAGGCGCTTGATAGACTGGACGTGTCATGCCTGTTGACGATCGGGGGGGATGATACCGCCTTTGCGGCGTATCGGCTGTCGGAGGTAGTGAAGGGGCGGGTCGCCCTTGCGCATGTGCCGAAGACGATCGACAACGATCTTCCGCTCCCGCAGGAGGTGACGACGTTTGGCTTTACGACGGCCTGCAACCTGGGCAAGGATATCGTGAAGAACCTGATGGATGACGCGGAAACAACGGACCGGTGGTTCTTTATTACCGTGATGGGTCGTCGGGCCGGCCATCTGGCGCTCGGTATCGGAGGCTCCGCAGGCGCCACACTCACGATCATCGGAGAGGAGTTTCCGGAGCCGAAGATCCCCCTTCAGACGCTGGTTGATATCCTGGAAGGAGCGGTGATCAAGCGGCGCGTGTCGGGGAAGGGGCATGGTGTGGCCATTCTGAGCGAAGGACTGGCCGATAAATTGGATCCCACCGATTTCGGCTCGGTTGAACGGGACGGCTATGGGAATGTCCGCCTTTCGGAGCTTGTGCTGGGGCGAGTGCTGAAAGAGCGTGTGGCCGAAAGCCTTCGGGCGCGAGGTGTCGATGTCACGATCGTAGCCAAGGACGTCGGCTATGAGCTTCGCTGCGCTCCACCCGGCGCGCTAGATATCCAGTATTGTCGCAGTCTTGGCTATTGGGCCACCCGTTTCCTGTTGAACGGTCAGACGGACGCCATGGTAACCATCCAGGGAGGGAAGATGGTCCCGATCCCGTTTCAGGAAATGCTGGATCAACGGACAGGGAAGATCCGTGTCCGTTACGTGGATATCAACTCCGAGTCGTACCAGACACTTCGGGCCTATATGATCCGCCTGGAGCCTCAGGACTTTGAGACGTCGGGGCAGATCGAGGCGCTGGCGCATGGCGGCCACCTGGAGCCGACTGCATTCGCGAACCGATTTGGGTATCTCGGCGAGCGAACGAAAGGGTCATTACAATGA
- the npdG gene encoding NADPH-dependent F420 reductase: MKIAILGGTGREGSGLALRWGAAGEEIIIGSRDVGRAAGVAKRLNRLLRGTAAIHGASNLQAAFEADVAVLTVPYAAHLAVLTEVKEALRGKLLIDTTVPFDLKTHERLVPDHHGSALQEAQELLGPSVMVVVAFQNIGFDLLKDVGKAIDCDVLVCGDDPHARHRTVLLAAKAGLRAVDAGSSRHAGTVERLTSLLIDLKRRYKTKETGIRITGLPMCGAQAALPEDRP; this comes from the coding sequence GTGAAGATCGCCATCCTTGGGGGAACTGGACGAGAGGGATCGGGGCTGGCGCTGCGCTGGGGCGCAGCCGGCGAGGAGATCATCATCGGATCAAGAGATGTCGGACGGGCAGCCGGCGTAGCAAAGCGTCTGAACCGACTGCTCCGCGGGACCGCTGCCATCCATGGCGCCTCGAATCTACAGGCCGCCTTCGAAGCGGATGTCGCGGTCTTGACAGTTCCCTACGCCGCACATCTTGCCGTATTGACGGAGGTCAAGGAGGCGTTGCGAGGCAAACTCCTGATCGATACCACCGTCCCGTTCGATCTCAAGACGCACGAACGGCTGGTCCCGGACCATCACGGCTCCGCTCTTCAGGAGGCGCAGGAGCTTCTGGGCCCAAGCGTGATGGTGGTGGTGGCCTTCCAGAATATCGGCTTTGACCTGCTGAAAGACGTGGGGAAGGCCATCGACTGCGATGTCCTGGTGTGCGGAGATGATCCCCACGCGAGACACCGCACCGTCCTGTTGGCGGCAAAGGCCGGTCTGCGCGCCGTCGATGCGGGCTCATCGCGGCATGCCGGAACCGTAGAGAGACTGACTTCACTGCTCATAGATTTGAAGCGCCGCTACAAGACCAAGGAGACGGGAATCAGGATCACCGGTCTGCCTATGTGTGGTGCGCAGGCTGCCCTTCCGGAGGATAGGCCATGA
- a CDS encoding DUF1015 domain-containing protein: MTVIAPFRGLRYNPEFVTDLSLVMAPPYDVISPEGQQAFYARHTHNVIRLILGETLAEDDAVRNQYSRAGDYFRQWQAEQVLVRDPVPALYLYQQTFQLPGAGELVRCGLIGLVRLEEFGGRTVFPHERTMGAAKADRLRLMQACHANLSSVFGIYPGRFLELDRLAAAARESTPIIDLCDWDGIHHRVWICQDRAAIGRLQAECATTPLFIADGHHRYETALTYRDLMRAKEKGDPADTQRRPYNYVMMTLVSAEDPGLVILPIHRLLRHLPGGSLDGYLAQLTSQFTVERLAVPRDPEAAASALLGHLRQTNGGTHCFSLYGGEGRAYLLTLADERALEAGNDKPPVYRRLDVAIVHALLIEGPWSRHGLGDLPDDGLSYHHDAAEVVRMVQKEEAAAAILLNPTKIAEVQAVAETGLRMPPKSTFFYPKLLTGLVIHPLLSDEVVEV; the protein is encoded by the coding sequence ATGACTGTCATCGCGCCCTTCAGGGGATTACGGTACAATCCTGAGTTCGTAACAGACCTGAGCCTGGTGATGGCTCCGCCCTACGATGTCATTTCACCGGAAGGGCAGCAAGCCTTTTACGCCCGCCACACGCACAACGTGATCCGCCTGATTCTGGGTGAGACGCTGGCGGAAGACGACGCGGTACGGAACCAATACAGTCGCGCGGGAGACTACTTTCGCCAATGGCAAGCCGAGCAGGTGCTGGTTCGTGATCCAGTACCCGCGTTGTACCTCTACCAACAGACCTTTCAGCTTCCCGGGGCCGGAGAACTCGTGCGATGCGGACTGATCGGACTGGTTCGCCTGGAAGAGTTCGGCGGTCGTACGGTCTTCCCTCATGAACGAACAATGGGGGCGGCCAAGGCGGACCGACTTCGTCTGATGCAGGCCTGCCACGCGAACTTAAGCTCTGTCTTTGGCATCTACCCCGGTCGCTTTCTCGAACTGGATCGACTGGCGGCTGCCGCCCGGGAATCCACACCGATCATTGACCTGTGTGATTGGGACGGCATCCACCATCGGGTCTGGATATGTCAGGATCGTGCAGCAATCGGCAGACTTCAGGCGGAATGTGCAACAACGCCGCTCTTTATCGCGGACGGTCATCATCGGTATGAGACGGCGCTGACCTACCGCGATCTCATGCGGGCGAAGGAGAAGGGTGATCCCGCCGACACGCAGAGACGGCCTTACAACTACGTTATGATGACGCTGGTCAGCGCCGAAGACCCCGGCCTGGTCATTCTTCCGATCCATCGGCTGCTCAGGCACCTTCCGGGCGGCAGTCTGGACGGTTATCTGGCCCAGCTTACCTCACAATTTACCGTCGAGAGGCTGGCTGTCCCCCGTGATCCTGAGGCGGCCGCTTCGGCTCTGCTGGGCCATCTGCGGCAGACCAATGGGGGGACGCATTGTTTCAGCCTATACGGTGGAGAGGGGCGCGCATACCTCCTGACGCTCGCTGATGAACGAGCCCTGGAGGCCGGGAATGACAAGCCACCCGTCTACAGGCGACTGGATGTCGCCATCGTTCATGCGCTTTTGATCGAGGGGCCATGGTCCCGGCATGGGCTGGGTGATCTTCCGGACGATGGACTCAGTTATCATCATGATGCCGCGGAGGTCGTCCGGATGGTCCAGAAAGAAGAGGCGGCAGCGGCCATCTTGCTCAATCCGACTAAAATCGCCGAAGTCCAGGCGGTGGCCGAGACCGGCCTACGGATGCCGCCTAAGTCAACCTTTTTCTATCCCAAGCTCCTTACCGGCCTAGTCATCCATCCCCTGTTATCTGATGAGGTGGTCGAGGTATAG
- a CDS encoding DUF1858 domain-containing protein, which yields MRITAEMKIDNVVRQYPETVQVFNRYGVACMGCSAAEYDNIAVSAQVHGVNLDQLLRELNETVAIRN from the coding sequence ATGAGGATCACCGCAGAGATGAAGATTGACAATGTGGTGCGCCAATATCCGGAAACCGTCCAGGTCTTTAACCGCTACGGCGTCGCCTGCATGGGATGCTCTGCGGCTGAGTACGACAATATCGCTGTCAGCGCCCAGGTCCACGGCGTTAACCTTGACCAGCTCCTGCGGGAGTTGAACGAGACCGTGGCGATCCGCAACTGA
- a CDS encoding OB-fold domain-containing protein, with the protein MSMASFEAFACDACKGLFARPQSACRRCGTPIVLPVNLSGRGTLTSFTTIRVPPTAFQGQEPYTVAVIDLDEGLRVTARLTVQEEREAAIGASAVFEEMRPYGPVFRLI; encoded by the coding sequence ATGAGTATGGCCTCATTCGAGGCGTTCGCGTGCGACGCCTGCAAGGGCCTGTTTGCCAGGCCTCAAAGCGCCTGCCGGCGCTGCGGGACGCCCATTGTCCTGCCGGTGAATCTGTCAGGTCGAGGCACGCTCACCTCCTTTACCACCATTCGGGTGCCGCCGACTGCCTTCCAGGGGCAGGAGCCATACACTGTCGCGGTCATCGATCTGGATGAGGGGCTGCGGGTCACGGCCCGGCTCACGGTCCAGGAGGAAAGAGAGGCGGCGATCGGCGCATCGGCGGTCTTTGAAGAGATGCGTCCGTATGGGCCGGTCTTTCGGCTGATCTGA
- a CDS encoding HD domain-containing protein: protein MDDRLQSSEFGLNELERDPYLRAMEAVAASGRAGPLYLVGGYVRDLLLGRGRTRRADLDVVIWGEPERLGRDLVEALQGSLVRLDPETVRVIIRSAEGIVQIDINRPKGKTIEDDLAARDFTINALAVRVDTSALQPLSPNPLSLIDPTDGLNDLRAKRLRAIAPSALDRDPLRLIRAVRLAAELGFTIEDATGRWIIERASLLETVAGERLRDELFRILDTSPAVPWIERLDVLQLLKLLVPEVEALKSVPASKPHRLPLWEHSLQTLWSVELLLTDLGRLFPEDAPWLRERLDREIEAGVTEIAILKLLALLHDVGKPETRSVQPDGRVRFLGHEQAGMPILARLCDRLRLGRLASNLVAGIEEHHLRPIRLSSATTVTARAQYRFFREAGDAAPLVLLHSWADLRATIGEETQEFHRHQLFLRDAFRFYRTKFLASRAEPLLRGGDLIDLFGIVPGPFLGFVLDRLQEAQATGVINSRPEALAYTEEHLESWQQFFETTPA, encoded by the coding sequence ATGGATGACAGATTGCAGAGTTCGGAATTCGGTTTGAACGAACTGGAACGCGACCCGTACCTTCGGGCTATGGAAGCGGTTGCGGCTTCCGGCAGGGCAGGCCCCCTGTATCTGGTTGGCGGGTACGTGCGTGATCTTCTGCTTGGTCGCGGCAGGACGAGACGCGCCGACCTTGATGTGGTGATCTGGGGGGAACCGGAACGATTGGGTCGCGATCTGGTCGAAGCCCTACAAGGCAGCCTCGTTCGCCTTGACCCGGAGACGGTTCGGGTCATCATCCGATCTGCGGAAGGGATCGTCCAGATCGACATCAACCGGCCGAAGGGCAAGACGATCGAAGACGATTTGGCCGCGCGTGACTTTACGATTAATGCCCTGGCTGTGCGCGTCGACACCTCTGCCCTCCAACCCCTGTCCCCCAATCCCCTATCTTTAATCGATCCGACGGATGGATTAAATGATCTGAGGGCAAAGCGCCTGCGGGCTATTGCCCCATCGGCGCTCGATCGTGATCCGCTCCGCTTGATCAGGGCAGTCCGTCTGGCTGCAGAGCTAGGCTTCACCATCGAGGACGCTACCGGACGGTGGATCATCGAGCGCGCATCACTTCTCGAGACGGTAGCCGGAGAGCGTCTGCGCGACGAGCTGTTCAGGATCCTTGATACGTCCCCTGCAGTGCCTTGGATCGAGCGGCTCGACGTCCTGCAGCTTCTGAAACTGCTAGTCCCGGAAGTCGAGGCGCTCAAGTCAGTTCCGGCGAGCAAGCCGCATCGTCTGCCACTCTGGGAACACTCGCTTCAAACACTGTGGTCCGTCGAACTGCTGCTCACGGACCTTGGACGGCTCTTTCCGGAAGACGCCCCCTGGTTACGCGAGCGGCTTGACCGGGAGATCGAGGCGGGCGTCACCGAAATCGCCATCCTCAAGCTGCTGGCCCTCTTACACGATGTCGGCAAGCCGGAGACCCGAAGCGTCCAACCGGATGGCCGAGTCCGGTTCCTTGGGCACGAGCAGGCCGGCATGCCGATCCTCGCACGCCTGTGCGACCGCCTTCGACTGGGTCGGCTGGCGAGTAATCTCGTCGCCGGTATCGAGGAACATCATCTGCGGCCGATCCGTCTCTCAAGCGCAACAACTGTTACCGCCAGGGCGCAGTATCGTTTCTTCAGGGAAGCGGGTGATGCAGCTCCTCTTGTGCTGTTGCACTCGTGGGCGGACCTGCGAGCCACTATCGGTGAGGAGACTCAGGAGTTTCACCGGCATCAGCTATTCCTGCGCGATGCGTTCCGGTTCTACAGAACCAAGTTTCTGGCGAGCCGGGCCGAGCCCCTTTTGCGGGGAGGCGATCTGATCGATCTGTTCGGCATCGTGCCAGGCCCTTTCCTTGGATTTGTGCTTGATCGTCTGCAGGAGGCTCAGGCAACGGGGGTCATCAACAGCCGCCCGGAGGCTCTGGCCTATACCGAGGAGCATCTGGAATCGTGGCAGCAGTTCTTCGAGACGACGCCCGCTTGA
- a CDS encoding acyltransferase, with translation MDDSILTMAGIQMGGGPDPAANLERAIELGKIAAQRGAKVICFSECFAWPWFPREIDPSQFSAAEAVPGSLSEAMAAFARECQVAVVAPIFERETDGAYYNTALVFDADGTLLGRYRKNHLPQLSNYQERFYFHPGNQGFPVFHTRYAAIGVQISWDNFFPEGSRLLALQGAEVICAPTSASIVASHAKWERALVGSAVYNGVFVFRVNRVANGGGLPFYGKSFCVDPNGDFVVEPSGADEGVVLAEIDLRWVKTVRGIWPFLQDRRPEIYVGLA, from the coding sequence ATGGACGACAGCATACTGACGATGGCGGGTATCCAGATGGGTGGCGGGCCAGATCCCGCAGCCAACCTGGAACGAGCGATAGAGCTGGGGAAGATCGCCGCCCAACGGGGGGCGAAGGTGATCTGTTTTTCGGAGTGCTTCGCCTGGCCCTGGTTCCCTCGTGAGATCGATCCATCACAGTTTTCCGCTGCTGAGGCGGTTCCAGGATCGCTCAGTGAGGCGATGGCGGCATTTGCGCGAGAGTGTCAAGTCGCTGTGGTTGCGCCGATCTTCGAGCGCGAGACCGATGGAGCCTACTACAATACGGCCCTCGTATTTGACGCCGACGGGACACTGCTGGGTCGCTACCGGAAAAATCATCTCCCGCAGCTGTCGAATTATCAGGAACGGTTCTATTTCCACCCTGGGAACCAGGGATTCCCCGTGTTCCATACCCGCTATGCTGCGATCGGTGTCCAGATCTCATGGGATAATTTCTTTCCCGAGGGGTCGCGCCTGCTCGCGCTTCAGGGGGCTGAAGTGATCTGTGCGCCGACCTCGGCCTCGATCGTCGCGTCGCACGCCAAATGGGAGCGGGCGCTTGTTGGGAGCGCGGTTTACAATGGAGTGTTTGTGTTTCGGGTCAACCGTGTAGCCAATGGCGGTGGATTGCCGTTCTATGGCAAGAGCTTTTGCGTCGATCCGAACGGCGACTTCGTGGTGGAGCCGAGTGGCGCCGACGAGGGGGTAGTTCTGGCGGAGATCGACCTGAGGTGGGTCAAGACCGTCAGGGGGATCTGGCCATTCCTGCAAGACCGCCGGCCGGAGATTTACGTGGGCCTGGCCTAG
- a CDS encoding thiolase domain-containing protein, which translates to MRGVSVIGIGCTPFGKQNGVGIVDLALQACREALNDAQVPSSRIDAFYLGNFVSETLVHQGSLAPIVAHRLGLGPIPCTKVEGACASSGIAFRHGVLLIASGLCDIVLAGGVEKMTSAETGAVTEALASAGDAESEMRLGLTFPGTFGIIMRRHMHQYGTTREQVAMVSIKNRSNGSTNPKAHFQKPVTLEEILESRLICDPLRLYDCTPISDGAAAAVLCAADLADEFTDRRVDVIGSGHATGPATLFEMADLTTFEASVAAAHQAYREAGIAPSDVDVAEVHDCFTIAEITAIEDLGFVAKGQGGPAVADGLTALNGKLPINPSGGLLSKGHPVGATGLAQIYEIVGQLRGEAINQVKGAQIGLAHNLGGTGAVSTVHILKRR; encoded by the coding sequence ATGCGTGGGGTATCGGTCATCGGCATCGGGTGTACACCGTTCGGGAAGCAGAACGGTGTGGGCATCGTTGACCTGGCGCTACAGGCCTGTCGGGAGGCCCTGAACGATGCTCAGGTTCCCAGTAGCCGTATTGACGCATTCTACCTCGGCAACTTCGTCTCTGAGACGTTGGTTCACCAAGGCTCCTTGGCTCCGATAGTCGCTCATCGACTCGGCCTCGGGCCGATTCCCTGTACGAAGGTAGAAGGCGCCTGCGCCTCATCCGGTATCGCCTTCCGTCACGGGGTGTTGCTGATCGCATCCGGTCTCTGTGATATCGTACTTGCCGGCGGTGTCGAAAAGATGACCTCGGCGGAGACAGGGGCGGTGACGGAGGCGCTGGCGTCAGCCGGCGACGCCGAGAGCGAGATGCGACTGGGTCTCACCTTTCCGGGGACCTTCGGGATCATCATGCGGCGGCATATGCACCAGTACGGGACGACGCGCGAGCAGGTGGCGATGGTTTCGATCAAGAACCGATCCAACGGCAGTACCAATCCCAAAGCCCATTTTCAAAAGCCCGTGACCTTGGAGGAGATCTTGGAATCACGGCTGATCTGTGATCCGCTTCGACTGTACGACTGCACACCGATCAGCGACGGCGCGGCGGCTGCCGTCCTCTGTGCAGCCGATTTGGCTGACGAGTTCACCGATCGGCGGGTCGATGTCATCGGTTCCGGTCACGCGACGGGTCCTGCGACGCTGTTCGAGATGGCGGATCTCACCACCTTTGAGGCCTCGGTGGCCGCCGCGCACCAGGCCTATCGAGAAGCCGGCATCGCCCCGAGTGATGTCGATGTGGCCGAGGTGCACGATTGCTTTACCATCGCCGAGATTACGGCTATCGAAGATCTGGGATTCGTTGCAAAAGGGCAAGGGGGACCAGCCGTTGCCGATGGGCTCACAGCGCTGAATGGGAAGCTCCCGATCAACCCGAGCGGCGGCCTGCTGAGCAAGGGCCACCCGGTGGGCGCCACTGGCCTCGCTCAGATCTATGAGATCGTCGGACAGCTCAGGGGTGAAGCTATCAATCAGGTAAAGGGCGCGCAGATCGGCTTGGCTCACAACCTTGGTGGGACCGGGGCGGTCAGTACGGTTCACATCCTGAAGCGGCGATGA
- a CDS encoding 2-phospho-L-lactate transferase, with protein sequence MILALAGGVGASKLLYGVAQMMDPSDLTVIVNTADDLTLHGLTICPDLDTVTYTLAGVADQERGWGIEGDTFNALDWLDRYGRECWFNLGDRDLATHLHRSALLKEGLTLTDVADLIRRALTVRATVLPMSNEPVSTIVLTDYGPQPFQAYLVRDGASRTVRGVVFEGIDGSQPAPGVLEAIEAADGIIVCPSNPIISIGPILAVPGIREALKATRAPIVAISPLVCGRSLKGPTDKFLAGLGHEVSALSVARLYHDFLDLLIIDRLDTDLLPAIEALPLRARATETVMNNLDRKIALAKETLSCLASLAAL encoded by the coding sequence ATGATTCTCGCTCTGGCCGGCGGAGTGGGCGCTTCAAAGCTGCTCTACGGGGTCGCGCAGATGATGGACCCCTCCGACCTCACCGTCATTGTCAATACGGCGGATGACCTGACCCTGCATGGCCTTACGATCTGCCCGGACCTGGATACCGTAACCTACACTCTGGCCGGTGTGGCCGATCAGGAAAGAGGATGGGGGATCGAGGGGGATACGTTCAATGCCCTGGACTGGCTTGACCGCTACGGTCGGGAGTGCTGGTTCAACCTGGGAGATCGGGATCTGGCCACCCATCTACACCGGAGCGCCCTACTGAAAGAAGGACTCACCCTCACCGACGTCGCCGACCTCATCAGACGTGCGCTTACTGTCCGGGCTACAGTTCTGCCGATGTCGAATGAGCCGGTTTCGACGATTGTGCTCACCGACTACGGACCGCAACCATTCCAGGCGTACCTCGTCCGTGACGGGGCCAGCCGCACTGTGAGGGGAGTAGTGTTCGAAGGGATCGATGGGTCGCAACCTGCGCCGGGCGTGCTTGAGGCGATCGAGGCGGCCGACGGGATTATCGTTTGTCCCAGCAACCCGATTATCAGCATCGGACCGATCCTGGCCGTCCCAGGTATCCGCGAAGCGTTAAAAGCCACGCGGGCACCCATTGTCGCGATCAGCCCGCTGGTATGTGGCCGGTCCCTGAAGGGTCCCACCGACAAGTTCCTGGCCGGCCTCGGCCATGAGGTGTCGGCCCTGTCGGTGGCCCGCCTCTATCACGACTTTCTCGACCTGCTCATTATCGATCGCCTTGACACCGACCTGCTCCCAGCCATCGAGGCGCTGCCGCTCAGGGCGAGAGCAACCGAGACGGTCATGAATAACCTCGATCGGAAGATCGCCTTAGCGAAAGAAACACTTTCTTGTCTAGCCTCTTTGGCCGCCTTATAA
- the cofE gene encoding coenzyme F420-0:L-glutamate ligase yields the protein MRCCIGLASAGELELGRAPELTLIGLTGIPEIQAGDDLAALIVEAATRLDLTFQPNDILVVTQKVISKIEGRVVLLRDVTPSPASLSWAAYLNKDPRLIELILGEARRIVRMDHGLLIAETRHGFICANAGVDRSNLPGEESASLLPLDPDRSADVIRHRILALCEADVAIVISDTFGRPWRDGLTNVAIGVSGLIPLLDYRETTDDFGRPLKATRTAIADELAGAAELVMGKTERIPVVLIRGYRYVSGEGRASMLLRPSERDLFR from the coding sequence ATGCGCTGCTGCATCGGCTTGGCATCGGCGGGAGAGTTGGAGTTGGGACGGGCGCCTGAACTGACGCTGATCGGCCTGACCGGCATCCCGGAGATTCAGGCCGGCGATGATCTGGCCGCGTTGATCGTCGAGGCGGCGACGAGGCTGGACCTTACGTTCCAACCGAACGACATCCTGGTCGTGACGCAGAAGGTCATCTCCAAGATCGAGGGCCGGGTAGTGCTCCTTCGCGACGTCACGCCCTCGCCGGCTTCTCTGAGTTGGGCCGCGTACCTCAATAAGGACCCGCGCCTGATCGAGCTGATTCTCGGAGAGGCCAGACGGATCGTCCGGATGGACCACGGACTCCTCATCGCTGAAACCAGACACGGCTTCATCTGCGCCAATGCGGGAGTTGATCGGTCCAATCTCCCAGGCGAGGAGTCTGCGTCGCTGCTGCCGCTCGACCCCGACCGCTCAGCCGACGTAATCCGACATCGGATCCTGGCCCTCTGCGAAGCCGATGTGGCAATAGTCATCTCCGATACCTTTGGCCGCCCATGGCGCGATGGGTTGACTAACGTGGCCATCGGGGTCAGCGGCCTGATACCGCTTCTAGATTATCGCGAGACGACCGATGACTTTGGTCGGCCTCTCAAGGCGACACGCACGGCCATCGCCGATGAACTGGCGGGCGCGGCGGAGTTGGTGATGGGCAAGACCGAGCGTATTCCCGTAGTCCTGATTCGTGGCTATCGATACGTAAGCGGGGAGGGACGAGCGTCGATGCTGCTTCGCCCGTCCGAGCGGGATCTGTTCAGATAG